One part of the Gammaproteobacteria bacterium genome encodes these proteins:
- a CDS encoding PRC-barrel domain-containing protein, whose amino-acid sequence MEEHINWKTQQLIGKPVYNTDKELLGHIVDLEVVPGSGRIGFIELVIDEVEPARSVFVPWSQVQIDQDGNIATAPFRRRFLESISQPRCSS is encoded by the coding sequence ATGGAAGAACATATAAACTGGAAAACACAGCAGCTGATCGGCAAGCCTGTCTACAACACTGACAAAGAGCTGCTGGGGCATATCGTTGATTTGGAAGTTGTACCGGGCAGTGGCCGCATTGGTTTCATTGAGCTGGTTATCGATGAAGTGGAGCCCGCCCGGTCAGTATTCGTGCCCTGGAGCCAGGTGCAAATCGATCAGGACGGCAACATCGCGACAGCACCCTTCAGACGCAGGTTCCTGGAATCGATCAGCCAGCCACGCTGCAGCAGTTAA
- a CDS encoding mechanosensitive ion channel family protein, with protein MNATETLISSLEGMLEATIEHLPLLATGLVILAITWVAAKLIRRGTGRLTDKAGLRQSLSELFSKLVFIGVWVTGILLASTAMFPSFTPGKILTALGLSSIAIGFAFKDIFENFIAGILILLREPFEIGDLIECNDLEGTVEEITVRDTNIRRLDGQRVVVPNSMLFKTPVTVRTDRNTRRITIACGVGYDEDVAESRKVIQEALESCQSVNTDKPAQVYARQFGASSIDFDVTWWTGNGSESANIRGSRDEVVEAIKKALDDAGIEIPYPYRTLTFKNERVPIRMDEAA; from the coding sequence ATGAACGCAACAGAAACATTGATATCGAGCCTGGAAGGCATGCTCGAGGCTACCATCGAGCATCTGCCCCTGCTGGCGACCGGCCTGGTCATCCTGGCCATTACCTGGGTGGCGGCAAAGCTCATTCGTCGCGGCACGGGCCGGCTGACAGATAAAGCCGGCCTGCGGCAGTCGCTGAGCGAGCTGTTTTCCAAGCTGGTCTTCATCGGCGTCTGGGTCACCGGCATACTGCTGGCAAGCACCGCCATGTTCCCATCGTTTACGCCGGGAAAAATCCTGACGGCGTTAGGCCTGTCATCGATTGCCATCGGTTTCGCCTTCAAGGATATTTTCGAGAACTTCATCGCCGGCATCCTGATTCTGCTGCGCGAGCCGTTTGAGATCGGCGACCTGATCGAATGCAATGACCTGGAAGGCACGGTCGAGGAAATCACGGTGCGTGACACCAATATCCGCCGGCTGGATGGCCAGCGCGTGGTGGTGCCCAATTCGATGCTGTTCAAGACCCCCGTGACGGTGCGCACCGACCGCAATACCCGTCGTATTACCATCGCGTGCGGCGTCGGCTATGACGAAGATGTTGCCGAAAGCCGCAAGGTGATCCAGGAAGCTCTCGAGAGCTGCCAATCGGTTAACACGGACAAACCGGCACAGGTGTATGCACGCCAGTTCGGTGCCAGCAGCATTGATTTCGACGTGACCTGGTGGACCGGTAACGGCAGCGAGTCGGCAAATATCCGCGGTTCGCGGGACGAGGTGGTCGAGGCCATCAAAAAGGCGCTTGATGACGCCGGCATCGAGATTCCGTATCCCTACCGAACGCTTACTTTCAAGAACGAGCGGGTACCGATACGCATGGATGAAGCTGCCTGA
- a CDS encoding sigma-54-dependent Fis family transcriptional regulator, whose amino-acid sequence MLQGLIVARDGEEMLRLSEVFRGCGYAVDTATDFSVATDFLLKHTPEVALIDLDVVDSTGLSVIENNQLANVMDIYLMSDSPTLSSAVRGMRAGASDFFEKPVDPDRLKANLESLVADMDSGQDPAVRKSGRGKLVGECSAMRRVYRLIRKVAPTDLAVMLVGESGTGKELAAHTVHDLSVRAGQPFTAINCGAIPAELMESQLFGHVKGAFTGATKNHKGFFERSHGGTLFLDEITEMSPELQVKLLRVLETGHFMPVGGAAELTADVRLVSATNRDPEEAITAGVLREDLYYRLAQFPVGLPPLRERGDDIELLAQFFLQVRNSELGVDKQFGADAIDALRMHDWPGNVRELKNVVFRAHVLAGETIGLDDLPNDVPSSGPTRGDRIRISIGMSIKEVERRLIFATLEHHDGDKQKTADTLGVSVKTLYNRLKQYELE is encoded by the coding sequence ATGCTCCAGGGACTCATCGTTGCCAGAGATGGCGAGGAGATGCTTCGCCTGAGCGAAGTATTTCGCGGCTGTGGCTATGCGGTCGATACCGCAACGGATTTCAGTGTCGCCACCGACTTCCTGCTGAAGCACACCCCGGAAGTCGCACTGATCGACCTCGACGTGGTTGATTCAACCGGCCTGTCGGTCATCGAGAATAACCAGCTGGCCAACGTGATGGACATCTATCTGATGTCCGACAGCCCGACCCTGTCATCGGCGGTGCGGGGCATGCGGGCCGGCGCCTCTGATTTTTTCGAAAAACCTGTTGATCCCGACCGGCTGAAAGCCAACCTGGAAAGTCTCGTTGCCGACATGGACTCCGGGCAGGATCCGGCAGTGCGCAAGAGCGGGCGTGGCAAGCTGGTCGGTGAGTGTTCCGCCATGCGGCGGGTCTACCGGCTTATCCGCAAGGTCGCGCCGACCGACCTGGCTGTAATGCTGGTAGGCGAAAGCGGCACCGGCAAGGAACTGGCGGCGCACACCGTGCACGATCTCAGCGTGCGCGCCGGGCAGCCCTTCACGGCGATCAATTGCGGCGCGATACCGGCGGAATTAATGGAAAGCCAGTTGTTCGGGCACGTCAAAGGCGCATTTACCGGTGCCACAAAGAACCACAAGGGCTTTTTCGAACGCAGTCACGGCGGGACGCTGTTTCTCGACGAAATTACCGAGATGAGCCCCGAACTGCAGGTAAAGCTGCTGCGGGTGCTGGAGACAGGTCATTTCATGCCGGTAGGCGGCGCTGCCGAGCTGACCGCCGACGTGCGGCTGGTCTCAGCAACCAATCGCGACCCTGAAGAAGCGATTACTGCAGGGGTTCTGCGCGAAGACCTCTACTACCGGCTGGCGCAGTTTCCTGTCGGCCTGCCACCGCTGCGCGAGCGCGGTGACGATATAGAACTGCTGGCGCAGTTCTTTCTGCAAGTGAGAAACAGCGAGCTGGGTGTCGACAAGCAGTTCGGCGCAGATGCTATAGATGCTTTGCGTATGCATGACTGGCCCGGCAACGTCCGGGAGCTGAAGAATGTCGTGTTTCGCGCGCATGTTCTGGCCGGTGAAACTATCGGGCTGGACGACCTGCCAAACGACGTGCCCTCCAGCGGTCCGACCCGGGGTGATCGCATCAGGATTTCCATCGGCATGTCGATCAAGGAAGTCGAACGCAGGCTGATTTTTGCCACGCTCGAGCACCATGACGGCGACAAGCAGAAAACGGCCGATACGCTGGGCGTCAGTGTCAAAACGCTCTATAACCGGCTGAAGCAATACGAGCTGGAGTAA
- a CDS encoding PLDc_N domain-containing protein, with protein MGLEIGGLLGLVILAFDLWALVHVFSSPASVGRKVLWSLLIVLLPVIGLIAWFFLGPRQHAATA; from the coding sequence ATGGGTTTGGAAATAGGCGGATTACTGGGGCTGGTTATTCTGGCATTTGATCTGTGGGCACTGGTACATGTTTTCAGCAGCCCGGCCAGCGTAGGCCGCAAGGTGCTTTGGTCGCTGCTGATTGTGCTGCTGCCGGTAATCGGACTGATTGCCTGGTTTTTTCTCGGACCGAGACAGCACGCCGCAACAGCCTGA